One region of Tumebacillus amylolyticus genomic DNA includes:
- a CDS encoding MraY family glycosyltransferase, which yields MTVLWVMLAAALCSFLSVAMFRKIALRYGYVDKPNARKKQKEPLPMLGGLGMIVVFVLFVSFFIYRFGDSPDDDLTLWGILGGIAVLVIVGFLDDYAKTRGKDFPALPKFLGQIVATYSLILSGTVVHGVNIPFGDIGYITFNPIVGQVLTVLWVVGVINAFNFLDGVDGLAGGVAAIAAGTLLVVTLMMGQTTTALLTATLVGTTLGYLRHNFFPAKIIMGDTGSMFLGFMLAAISILGAFKSITIASVLVPVVALGLPIFDAFYVTIRRALNGKPIYTPDRTHAHHRLMDHGLNQKQAVVFLYLIATCLGLSSLVLTLI from the coding sequence GTGACCGTCCTATGGGTGATGTTGGCGGCTGCTCTCTGTAGCTTCCTAAGCGTCGCGATGTTCCGCAAGATCGCGCTCCGCTATGGCTACGTGGACAAGCCCAACGCTCGCAAGAAACAAAAAGAACCGCTTCCGATGCTGGGCGGACTCGGCATGATCGTAGTGTTCGTTCTGTTCGTAAGCTTTTTCATCTACCGCTTTGGCGACTCGCCCGATGACGACTTGACGCTCTGGGGCATCCTCGGCGGCATCGCCGTGCTGGTTATCGTCGGGTTTCTCGACGACTATGCCAAGACGCGCGGCAAGGATTTCCCCGCACTGCCGAAATTCCTCGGGCAGATCGTCGCGACGTACTCGCTGATTTTGTCGGGCACCGTCGTTCACGGCGTGAACATCCCGTTTGGCGACATCGGCTACATCACGTTCAACCCGATTGTCGGACAAGTTCTCACCGTTCTCTGGGTCGTCGGCGTCATCAACGCCTTCAACTTCCTCGACGGCGTGGACGGGCTGGCGGGCGGCGTGGCGGCGATTGCTGCAGGTACGTTGCTCGTCGTCACGCTGATGATGGGCCAGACGACAACCGCTTTGCTGACGGCGACGCTGGTTGGCACGACGCTTGGCTATCTGCGTCACAACTTCTTCCCGGCCAAGATCATCATGGGCGACACCGGTTCGATGTTCCTCGGCTTCATGCTCGCCGCGATTTCGATTCTCGGCGCATTCAAGTCGATCACCATCGCCTCTGTCCTCGTGCCGGTCGTGGCATTGGGCTTGCCGATCTTTGACGCTTTTTATGTAACGATCCGTCGTGCTTTGAACGGCAAACCGATCTACACGCCGGACCGCACCCATGCGCATCACCGTTTGATGGATCATGGGCTGAACCAGAAGCAAGCGGTCGTGTTCCTCTACCTGATCGCGACGTGCCTCGGGCTTTCGTCGTTGGTGCTGACCCTGATTTAG